A single window of Vigna unguiculata cultivar IT97K-499-35 chromosome 1, ASM411807v1, whole genome shotgun sequence DNA harbors:
- the LOC114190763 gene encoding protein HUA2-LIKE 2-like, whose amino-acid sequence MPPSRRKSGKKAAAAAAACSQFKVGDLVLAKVKGFPVWPATVDEPQKWGYAADRKKVFVYFFGTQQIAFCNPTDVEAFTEDKKQSLAKRPGRGADFARAVKEIIESYEKSKCDNLDDDTSSDGEIGIANLSNPLDPSANLWSKDEIEAPLAINSQKESSNCVIGRPDVVCAAEDAVALRNESYNIEASLDEPTDNATVTATVKSPFPITLRNEPARRIRSTLQVQDFVVPCSDGENFGDGNSDDYVLADAIQKMDIRRCKHTRKSPSLFGCDDTNSLAFASNLSMEDNGSEIITINSDGFALNEGSTIDCNLKLEQSEPFECPEGEDDLNKGLDLEIKTVISKKKRRPTRKKETNDAGALNASQTLLNMSENSKERCPDQDGDEHLPLVKRARVRMNKSSTEAELNSTVEVLVKSGDEDITDSPHQLITSSNCENGSHPEVGSSVLKEALVNVSPNLKAPSSENGSHICKIKKEQMIGFSVNDEAALPPSKRIHRALEAMSANAAEDGQACMESSSSMVASPGRCCISTLEKCPCMTDNNEGGNGLELQRLDSCDIDSSHVSVSSFSARSNTIISIENGSSIELDEQLAKYENEIGKDAIPCDRQQVGEDLIDSVVCFPSKIVSQIELHGKISPNPDMKCCQVGSNQDSPGPSLLPNGDVNIRPLNHSDASNTLEHGGISLDPVFRASESDKLLPQNRSNVPQNVVVGCEDVKQVVGDSKKINDMHEVIKEVKFKGQEEDMNSVSISNDYSGEKGNLGIVSSPSLTDGRVCLPPGSPPNTTSVCNISTSDSSNILQNGSCSPDVHQKNTLSVPTDGWKDGIVANDRSRSVGKSTEAGDAALLYFEAMLGTLTRTKESIGRATRIAIDCAKFGIATKVVEILVRNLEIETSLHRRVDLFFLVDSIAQCSRGLKGDIGGVYPSTMKAVLPRLLSAVAPPGNAAKENRRQCLKVLRLWLERKILPEPIIRHHMREIDSYSTSASAGVYSRRSLRRDRPFDDPVRDMEGMFDEYGSNSSFQLPGFCMPRMLEDGGSDSDGGEFEAVTPEHDSETHEVQEMAHAIEKRRHVLEDVDGELEMEDVAPSVDLELNSNCNVDRVNVPEFEKNLHMSFAPPLPQDLPPSSPPPPSSPPPPPPPPPPSPPPPPPPVPLPAPPPTAQLTSATSDQFHVAVDSKGFGDSLTVKANVLHPMAQPFSEPRNGQPASEAMQYTVHECRDKPMQMQSSTCSLNIRPIQSTDISRNTDGGTMHNKGYSIPPPHHVPSNQFSFVHGEHRMKSQREVLQPLPYSNDYHFVPSMKREFGYENHERLKQHSCDYQEIWNGPPSYGPWYHDRGVTAPYGCHPSEPASFPGHEWRFPPPPLNYRDSLHFRPHYEDAIPVANRESKEIEKVVERVFSHFSEMGAAESVSEKSIHEFSVKDAKGRDVNLTTYKGKVLLVVNVASKCGFTNSNYTQLTELYSTYKDKGFEILAFPCNQFLKQEPGNSEEAEQFACTRYKAEYPIFGKIRVNGPDTAPVYKFLKANKSGFLCSRIKWNFTKFLVDKEGKVLQRYGPTTSPLSIEKDIKMALGEA is encoded by the exons ATGCCGCCTAGTCGGAGAAAGAGCGGAAAAaaggcggcggcggctgccgccGCTTGCAGTCAGTTTAAGGTCGGCGATCTCGTGCTTGCTAAGGTTAAGGGATTCCCTGTTTGGCCTGCGACG GTGGATGAGCCGCAGAAGTGGGGTTACGCTGCTGATCGGAAGAAAGTATTTGTCTACTTCTTTGGAACCCAACAAAT AGCATTCTGTAATCCTACCGATGTAGAAGCATTTACTGAAGATAAGAAACAATCTCTTGCCAAACGTCCAGGAAGGGGTGCTGATTTTGCACGTGCAGTAAAGGAGATTATTGAAAGTTATGAAAAATCGAAGTGTGATAATCTAGATGATGACACTAGTTCTGATGGTGAAATTGGTATTGCAAATTTATCAAATCCACTTGATCCATCTGCAAACCTATGGTCAAAGGATGAGATCGAGGCTCCTTTGGCAATTAATTCACAAAAGGAATCTTCAAATTGTGTGATCGGCAGACCTGATGTAGTTTGTGCAGCTGAGGATGCTGTTGCATTGAGGAATGAGTCATATAATATAGAGGCATCATTGGATGAACCTACTGATAATGCTACTGTGACTGCAACTGTAAAATCACCTTTTCCAATTACCCTAAGAAATGAACCAGCTCGAAGGATTAGAAGCACATTACAGGTCCAAGACTTTGTTGTACCTTGTAGTGATGGTGAAAATTTCGGTGATGGCAATAGTGATGACTATGTATTAGCTGATGCAATTCAGAAAATGGATATACGAAGGTGTAAACATACCAGGAAATCTCCTAGTCTTTTCGGTTGTGATGATACTAATTCACTTGCATTTGCCTCAAATCTTAGCATGGAGGACAATGGTTCtgaaattattacaataaattcTGATGGCTTTGCTTTAAATGAGGGAAGTACAATAGATTGTAATTTAAAACTTGAACAGTCTGAGCCTTTTGAATGCCCTGAAGGTGAAGATGATTTGAACAAAGGTCTTGATCTAGAAATAAAGACTGTAATCAGcaagaagaaaagaagaccAACTAGGAAGAAAGAAACTAATGATGCTGGTGCACTGAATGCCAGTCAAACTTTGCTGAATATGAGTGAAAATTCAAAAGAGAGATGCCCTGACCAAGATGGAGATGAACACTTGCCCTTGGTGAAACGAGCCAGAGTTAGAATGAATAAATCATCAACAGAGGCAGAACTTAATAGCACTGTAGAAGTCCTGGTGAAGAGTGGTGATGAAGATATTACTGACTCACCACATCAATTAATCACATCCTCAAATTGTGAAAATGGTAGCCATCCTGAAGTAGGTTCATCAGTCTTGAAAGAAGCTTTGGTTAATGTTTCTCCTAACTTAAAAGCTCCATCTTCAGAAAATGGTTCtcatatttgtaaaattaagaaAGAGCAAATGATTGGCTTTTCTGTGAATGATGAAGCTGCTCTGCCTCCATCTAAACGTATTCATCGTGCTTTGGAAGCAATGTCTGCCAATGCTGCTGAAGATGGTCAAGCTTGCATGGAATCATCATCCTCTATGGTGGCATCACCTGGTAGGTGCTGTATATCTACTCTCGAGAAATGTCCTTGCATGACTGATAATAATGAAGGAGGTAATGGTTTAGAACTTCAAAGGTTGGATTCTTGTGACATTGATTCTTCCCATGTTAGTGTGTCTAGTTTCTCAGCTCGTTCAAATACAATTATTTCCATAGAGAACGGGTCATCTATAGAATTGGATGAGCAGTTGGCCAAGTACGAAAATGAAATTGGAAAGGATGCCATCCCTTGTGATAGACAGCAAGTTGGTGAAGATCTTATTGATTCTGTTGTTTGTTTTCCTTCCAaaatagtttctcaaattgagTTACATGGCAAAATTTCTCCTAATCCTGATATGAAATGTTGTCAAGTTGGAAGCAATCAAGATTCACCAGGTCCATCCTTGTTACCAAACGGTGATGTCAACATCAGGCCTTTGAACCATTCAGATGCATCAAATACATTAGAGCATGGCGGAATAAGTCTTGATCCTGTGTTCAGGGCCAGTGAAAGTGATAAATTATTACCTCAAAACAGAAGTAACGTGCCCCAGAATGTGGTGGTTGGTTGTGAGGATGTGAAGCAAGTAGTTGGTGACAGCAAAAAAATTAATGACAT GCATGAGGTTATTAAAGAAGTGAAATTTAAAGGACAAGAGGAGGATATGAATTCTGTCTCAATATCAAATGATTATTCAGGTGAAAAGGGTAATTTAGGGATTGTGTCAAGCCCATCTTTGACTGATGGGAGAGTCTGCCTTCCACCAGGTTCACCTCCAAACACAACATCAGTCTGCAATATTTCTACATCAGACAGTAGTAATATCCTTCAAAATGGAAGTTGTAGCCCTGATGTACACCAAAAAAACACTTTATCGGTTCCTACTGATGGATGGAAAGATGGGATTGTGGCAAATGACCGATCAAGATCTGTGGGCAAGTCAACTGAAGCAGGAGATGCTGCTTTGTTGTACTTTGAAGCAATGCTTGGGACATTGACAAGGACAAAGGAAAGTATTGGTCGAGCAACACGCATTGCTATTGACTGTGCAAAGTTTGGCATTGCAACTAAG GTGGTTGAAATTCTTGTACGTAATCTGGAAATTGAGACGAGCCTGCATCGGAGGGTGGATCTGTTTTTTCTTGTTGATTCTATTGCTCAATGTTCTCGAGGGTTGAaag GAGACATTGGTGGAGTGTATCCATCCACTATGAAAGCAGTGCTGCCACGTCTATTGTCTGCAGTTGCTCCTCCTGGAAATGCTGCAAAAGAAAATCGTCGTCAGTGTCTTAAG GTATTAAGGCTGTGGTTGGAGAGAAAAATCCTTCCTGAACCCATTATTCGGCATCATATGCGGGAAATAGACTCATATAGCACTTCAGCTTCTGCAGGTGTCTACTCACGCCGTTCATTAAGAAGAGACAGGCCTTTTGATGACCCTGTCAGAGACATGGAGGGCATGTTTGATGAATATGGAAG CAACTCAAGTTTTCAGCTACCTGGATTTTGCATGCCCCGAATGCTTGAAGATGGAGGAAGTGATTCTGATGGAGGGGAGTTTGAGGCTGTTACTCCTGAGCATGATTCTGAAACACATGAAGTGCAAGAAATGGCTCATGCAATTGAAAAACGCAGGCATGTGTTGGAAGATGTTGATGGTGAGCTTGAAATGGAAGATGTCGCTCCCTCTgttgatcttgaattaaattcaaattgtaATGTTGATAGAGTAAATGTCCCAGAGTTTGAGAAGAATCTTCACATGTCATTTGCTCCTCCTTTGCCACAAGATTTGCCACCGTCTTCCCCACCCCCACCTTCAtctccaccacctccaccaccaccacctcctccttctcctcctcctcctcctcctcctgttcCTCTACCTGCACCCCCACCTACTGCACAGCTCACATCAGCTACCTCTGATCAATTTCATGTTGCAGTTGATTCAAAAGGTTTTGGAGATTCACTG ACCGTGAAAGCCAATGTACTGCATCCTATGGCTCAGCCCTTTTCTGAACCAAGAAATGGTCAACCTGCCAGTGAGGCAATGCAGTATACTGTCCATGAATGTAGAGACAAGCCAATGCAGATGCAGTCGTCTACTTGCTCTTTGAACATTCGCCCTATACAATCAACTGACATTTCCAGGAACACTGATGGTGGTACTATGCATAATAAAGGTTACTCGATACCACCACCTCACCATGTGCCATCTAATCAGTTTTCTTTTGTTCATGGGGAACATCGTATGAAGTCTCAAAGGGAGGTTCTGCAACCCCTTCCATATTCCAATGATTACCATTTTGTGCCGAGTATGAAGAGAGAATTTGGTTATGAAAATCATGAGAGATTAAAACAACATTCATGTGATTACCAAGAGATATGGAATGGTCCTCCTTCTTATG GTCCTTGGTATCATGACAGAGGTGTGACTGCTCCTTATGGTTGTCATCCAAGTGAACCAGCCAGTTTTCCAGGTCATGAATGGAGATTTCCTCCCCCACCACTGAATTACAGGGACTCCTTGCATTTTAGACCTCACTATGAAGATGCAATTCCAGTAGCAAACCGAG AAAGCAAAGAGATAGAGAAAGTTGTGGAAAGAGTCTTCTCTCACTTTTCAGAAATGGGTGCTGCTGAATCAGTCTCGGAAAAATCCATCCATGAATTCTCGGTCAAG GATGCCAAGGGCAGAGACGTGAACCTCACCACCTACAAGGGGAAGGTTCTGCTTGTAGTTAACGTTGCTTCAAAATG TGGATTTACGAATTCCAATTACACCCAGTTAACTGAGCTTTACAGCACATACAAAGACAAAG GTTTTGAGATACTGGCATTTCCATGCAACCAGTTTTTGAAGCAAGAGCCGGGGAATAGCGAAGAGGCAGAGCAATTTGCCTGTACAAGGTACAAGGCTGAGTATCCCATTTTTGGAAAG ATACGTGTCAATGGACCTGATACAGCACCTGTCTACAAATTCCTTAAAGCAAATAAATCAGGATTTTTGTGTTCTAGGATAAAGTGGAATTTCACCAAGTTTTTGGTTGACAAGGAAGGGAAAGTCCTACAACGTTATGGTCCAACCACCTCACCACTGTCCATTGAA AAGGACATCAAGATGGCATTGGGGGAGGCATGA